The following proteins are co-located in the Dromiciops gliroides isolate mDroGli1 chromosome 2, mDroGli1.pri, whole genome shotgun sequence genome:
- the LOC122738945 gene encoding olfactory receptor 1G1-like, producing the protein MDRGNQTRVSEFLLLGLSQHLEQELIIFGLFLTIYLVTVVGNLLIMLAICFDSRLHTPMYFFLANFSFTDVCLSSTTVPKMLFNIQTHSQTIPYGGCLAQIFFFLWFIGLDVFLLGIMAYDRLVAICHPLHYTILMSPQRCFLLVAGSLVLAHLYSLTHTILLAQLPFCDANSIPHFFCELLPLMKLSCSQPYANQYVLMYWGGALTILIPLMILISYIRIVTIILRVPSVKGKCKAFSTCGSHLTAVCLFYVAAIGVYFIPFEADSDGKNRLAAVMYAVVTPMLNPFIYSLRNRDMKEALGRLLSRRSFLFP; encoded by the coding sequence ATGGACAGAGGAAACCAGACAAGAGTCTCTGAATTTCTCCTCCTCGGGCTCTCTCAGCATCTGGAGCAAGAGTTGATTATCTTTGGCCTATTCCTGACCATATACCTTGTTACAGTAGTGGGGAACCTCCTCATCATGTTGGCTATTTGCTTTGACTCCCGCCTCCACACTCCTATGTATTTCTTTTTGGCCAACTTCTCTTTTACTGATGTGTGCTTGTCTTCCACCACAGTGCCCAAGATGTTGTTCAACATTCAGACTCACAGCCAGACTATCCCCTATGGTGGGTGTCTTGCTCAGATCTTCTTCTTCCTATGGTTCATTGGATTGGATGTCTTTCTCCTAGGGATTATGGCATATGACCGACTTGTGGCTATCTGTCACCCTCTCCATTATACTATTCTCATGAGTCCCCAACGCTGTTTCCTGCTGGTTGCTGGCTCACTGGTCCTGGCTCACTTATATTCCTTAACTCACACTATCCTCCTCGCTCAATTACCCTTCTGTGATGCTAATTCTATCCCCCACTTCTTCTGTGAACTCCTCCCTTTGATGAAACTTTCCTGCTCCCAACCTTATGCCAACCAGTATGTGCTCATGTACTGGGGTGGAGCCTTAACCATCCTGATTCCCCTGATGATCCTTATTTCCTATATTCGCATTGTTACCATCATACTCCGTGTGCCTTCAGTGAAGGGAAAATGCAAAGCCTTCTCCACCTGTGGCTCTCACCTCACTGCTGTTTGCCTGTTCTATGTGGCTGCCATTGGGGTGTATTTCATTCCCTTTGAGGCAGACTCAGATGGAAAAAATAGATTGGCAGCTGTAATGTATGCTGTGGTGACTCCCATGCTGAATCCCTTTATCTATAGCCTGAGAAACAGGGACATGAAGGAGGCCCTGGGAAGACTCCTCAGTAGGAGGTCatttttgtttccataa